The genome window AAGCGATCAATTTCCGCGCCCTCTTCCCCGATGTCCAGACCGTGGATCAGGCGACCTTCGCAGTGACCAACAACGCCTTCGCCGCCGACTCCGGAGCGGACGAAGACGGCGAAGGGGACGACATCGAGCCCGCTGCGGTGGACGACGAGCCTCTCGAGGACGAGCCTGCGGCGGAGTAGGTTGGGGGTCGGGGCCGGTCAGCCTGACTCCCCGGCATTCTCTCGGATAGTTGGCGGCGGTCGTCGAGTCAGCCCCGCCCCGGGATCAATCCCGGGGCTACCCAGTCTCCGCCGGATGAATCCGGCTCCCAGAATCTCGGCCCGCCGATCTCGCGTTCCGAAGCCGGCAGAGCCGGCGGTATGTGAGTAGCCCGGGGATTGGATCCCCGGGCGGAGGTGCTGGAACCACAGCCCTTTCCTATCATCCACCTTTGCCGGACTGGTTCCTCGCTCCCGCGCTCCGGTGTGGGAGCCGATGGGAGACGCTCCAGCGTCGGGGGTGGGCCGAGGCTCCCCTACGACCGATACTTCGGATACCCCTCCAGATCGTATTGCTGGACCCGTCGCAGTACCGTTCGGTAGCTCACCCCCAGCAAGTCCGCCGCCCGTCGCTTGTCGCCGTCGGCTTCCTCCAGCGCACGCCGTAGTCTGTTCTCTTCGTCGTCCCCGTCCGCTTCGGAGGCGTCCCGGCGGTCCGCCAGGAACGGCTCCAAGTCCTCGGCGTCCAGCCGCGGGCCCTCGGCGACGATGGCGGTGCGTTCCAAGACGTTGGCCAGCTCCCGTACATTGCCCGGCCATTGATGGGTCCCGAGGGCCGCCTCTGCCTCCTTCGACAGCCGAAGGGCTGGTCGCCCCAGCCGCTGGGCGATGCCCCGCAGCAGGTGGCGAGCCAGAGGCGCCAGATCCGACGGGCGCCGGCGTAGCGGCGGCAGCTCGATGGGGAAGATCTCCAGCCGGTAGTAGAGGTCCGCCCGAAAACTGCCGGCCTCCACCATCTCTGCCAGCGGACGGTTGGTGGCGGCCACCAGCCGCACGTCGGCGGTGAGGGTGCGGCTGCCGCCCACCCGCTCGAAGGTGCGCTCCTCCAGCACCCGCAGGACCTTCGCCTGCACCGCCAGGGGGAGCTCGCCGATTTCGTCGAGGAAGAGAGTTCCCTTGGAGGCCACCTCGAAACGCCCCGCCTGGCGCCGGTCGGCGCCGGTGAACGCTCCCTTCTCGTGACCGAAGAGCTCGTTCTCCATCAGCTCTGCGGGCAGTGCGGCGCAGTTGACCGCCACGAAGGGACCGGAGGCTCGGGACGAGAGCTGATGTAGGGCCTGGGCGAAGAGCTCCTTGCCGGTACCGCTCTCGCCGGTGAGGAGGACGGTGCTGTCGGTGGGGGCGACTCGCTGCAGTAGCCGCAGGGCCGCCCGGAGCAGCGGATGGGAACCGACGATGACCGGCCCGCCGGAAGGTTCGAAGACTCCTTCGCCGGGTCGCACCGCGGTGCTCACCAGCTCCAGCAGGGTGTCCACCTCCACCGGCTTCTCCAGGAAGTCGAAGGCGCCGAGCTTCATCGCCTCCACCGCGTCGCTCACGGTGCCGAAGGCGGTCATCACCACCACCGGTGGCTGGGGCTTGCAACGACGGCTGGCGGCCAGCACTTCGAGCCCCGAGGCGCCGGGCAGCTTGAGGTCCGTAAGCACCAGATCGTAGCCGGCCTGAGACAGCCGCTGGATGGCCCGAGCACCGTCCTCCACCGGTTCCGGCCGGAAGCCTTCTTGCTCCAAGGCGCGGCACAGCAGCCGGCGCAGGGAATCGCGATCCTCCACCACCAGGATGGACGCTGGCGGTCGCTCGGTGGCCGGAGCGTCTTCTGAGCGGGCAGGATCCGAGAGGCTCATGACCTGGATTCCTGAAGGTGGCTGGCCGCCGCCAGCACCGCCGAGATCAGCGCCTCGTCGTCCTGCGAGTGGACGGTGCGCAGATCGAGAATTAGCCGGCCGTCCCGCAAGTAGCCCACCACCGCCGGCTTGCCCAGGCGCAGGCGGCGCAGGAGGGATTCGCTGCCGGGGAGTGCCAGGGCTCTGCCCGTCACCGGTCGCTCCGGAGCGGAGCCGCCTCCGACGAACCCGTCGGCGTCGACGATGTGGACTCCCTCCAGGGCGGAGCTCAGGCGCCGGGCCATGGCGGAGAGCCGTTCCTCGTGAGCTGCCCCATCCGGCCACAGGCGATCCATCGGCAGCGGCCGATCCAAGAGGTGGTGCCGCAACACCAGCTCGAGGGTCGCCAGGGCCGACCGGTCCGGTCGTAGGGCGCGAGAGAAGGGATGGCGCCGGCACCGGGTGATCAAGTCATCCCGTCCCGCCAGCAGCCCGGCCTGTGGCCCCCCTAGGAGCTTGTCGCCGCTGCCGCAGACCAGGTCGCAGCCGTCCGCCAGCAGCTGTTGGAAGCTGGGGTGGTCCCGCAGCTGGGGGGCATTGTGGGGGCGTAGCAGGCCGCTGCCTTCGTCCACCAGCAGTGGCACGCCGTGCTCTCGTCCCAGCTTCGCCAGCTCTGCCGGGGACACCGAGGCGGTGAAGCCGCTGATGCGGTAATTGCTGGGAAAAACCTTGAGCAGCAGGCCGACGCCCCCATCGCCGGAGTCGCCGTCCTGAATGCTACCGTCCCGAATGTTGCCTTCCAGGGCCGCGGCGTAGTCCTCCAGGCGGGTGCGGTTGGTGGTGCCCACTTCCACCAGCTCGGCTCCGGCGGCGGTGAGCATGTCGGGGATGCGGAACGAGCCGCCGATTTCCACCAATTCTCCCCGGGACACCAGTACGCGGCGCCCGCGGGCGAGGGTGGCGAGGACCAGTACCATGGCGGCGGCGTTGTTGTTTACCACCAGGCTGCGGGGAGCACCGGTGAGGGCGCACAGCAGGCTCTCCACCCGATAGTTGCGGTCGCCCCGGCGGCCGCTGTCGAGGTCCATCTCCAGGTCGCAGTAGGCGTCGAGCAGGGCGGGGAGGCGCTCGGTGATCTCCGGCGGCAGCGGCGCCCGGCCGAGGTTGGTGTGGAGAAAGATGCCGGTGGCGTTGAGAACCCGCCGCAGGGGAGTGCCGAACTGCTCCTGCAGCCGGCGGGCGAGGCTCCCGGGCAGCTCTTCCAAGGCTGTCTCCAGCCTGGCGGAGGCATCGTCATCGCCTCCTTGCCAGGCGGCGATGCGGTCCCGGAGATGGTCCAGCTGTCGCTGAGCTTGGACCCGCACCGCCTCCCGTCCGTATAATCCAATGAGCTCGCTGACCGTGGACTCGCCGAGCAAGCGGTCGACGGCCGGCAGCCGGCGTCGGAGATCAGGCGTGGACGATGCGCTCATGACAGCCTCGATTGTAGCCCGAGGCCCCCAGCTAGGGTGAAAGGAAGCGACTTCCGCCGCGTAGCCGAGGATAGCGAAGTTTAGGAAGACCGATGGATCCATTTGACTCCTACCGCAAGCCCCAACAGGAAGAGCGTCAGTCCATGGACGGCGACTTTCAGCGCTTCGAGCGTGACCTGAAGCGGCTGCGGGTGGAATTCGAGAAATTCTTCAACGGCGCCCTGGCGGTGCCGCCGGAAGACCAACAGCAGCGGCTGGCCAATGAGCTACGGCGCATGCGCACCACGCCTCAAATGACTTCCGCGGAGAGCTTTCGCCTCAACGGACTGGAGGCTCGCTTCAATAGTTACTGCGAGCTCTTCGGCCGGCGTCAGCGTGACCTGGAGGAAGGCCGTACAGCGGCCGCCAAGCGGGCCGCCATGGCTCAGCGGGCGGATCCCGAGGCGGGGATGACGGTGCGCGAGAATCTTTCCTCGGAAGTGGTGGAGGCGCTCTTCGAAGGCCTCTGCCGCGGGGCCGAGCCGCCGCGATTCGACCTCGATACCTTCGGTCGCTACTTGGGCAAGCAGCTCGACCAGATCCGAGAGAAATCCGGCAACCAGGCGGTGCAATTCCGCGTCGAGCGGGACGGCACCAAAATGAAGCTGAAGGCAAAACCGATTCGAGAATAGCTTGGGCGCCGGGGTGGATCCCCGGCTCGTATGCCAACATTGGAGAGTACTGACGTGAAGAAAACCATCCCCTGGGTTCTGGTTCTGGCCTCGATCATCGCCGGCGGCGCTCTGGTCGCCATGACCACCACGCCGCCCAATCTATCCAAGGCCCTGGAAGCCCAGCAGCAGCGGGTGACCGAGAATCCCGCCGACCCCGCGGCCTACAACGACCTGGGGAATCTTCTGGTCCTGGCCGAGCGCCTCGACGAGGCGGAGGAGGCCTACCGCGAGGCTATCGATCTGGCTCCCGAGGAGGCCCAGGCCCACTTCAATCTGGCCTTGCTGCTGCAGCGGACTCGCCAGCCCGGGGCCGCCGCCAAACAGCTCCAGACCGTCCTCGACCTCGAGCCGGAGAATGCCTGGGCTCACTATCAGCTGGGCTCGATCTACGAGGGCAAGGGCTCCAAGGGCCAGGCGATCCATCACTACGGCCGCGCCTTCGCCCTCGACCATCGGCTGGCGGACGCCAAGTTCAATCCCCAGGTGATCGAGAATCGGCTGGTGGTGGAGTCGATGCTCAAGGGTTACCCGGAGGTCGCCGCGCGGCCCATCGCCCCGTCGGCCTACGGAGGGCCGGGGCCGATCCGGGATCTGATGATCGCCCGAGACGCCATGGAAGACCTCATCGAGGACGAGAACGGCGAGGGTGAGGACGCCATGGCCGCGGAGTCCGAAATGGGCCAATCCGAGATGGACAAGTCCGAGATGGGCAAGTCCGGGGAGGCCCGCTCCCAGGCGAGCTGGGCGGGGAGCGAGGACTCGGAGGAACCGGCGGCGGGAGCCCTGCCGGCCGGTGAGGCCGGCGATGAGATGGTCGAAGAGGACGATGAGCCCCGCACCCGCGTGCTCAACTCCAGCAGCATCGACCGCGGCAGCGCCACCGGTCAGGCGGTGCCCATGGGCCGCGGCCGCTCCAGCGCCCGCGGTCGCAGCAGCGGTGGCCGGAGCACTACCACCTTCGGGAGCGGGACCCGCACGACCCGTCCGTCCCGGTCTACCTCCTCCGGCCGTTCCGGCACCCGCAGCCGGGTCCCCTACGTGCCGCCTTCCAGCAGCACCGGCAGCTTGGATCTGGACCTCATTCCCCAGCGCTACCGCGGGGTGGCTCCGTCGGAGACTCAACCCGTCGGTGCTTCACCGGCGGGCTGAGGGGCGAAGCGAGCCGCTGGGAGCTCGGGAACGGGCTACTCAGGACGGGCTACTCAGGCCGGGCCGCGGAGCTCCAGGCCGGTGACCAATGCGCTGGGGCTGCCGATCATCGCGCCGAAAGGCAGCAGCTGAAGATCTCGGGCGACGCCCTGAAGGCCGTGGAAAAAGGCGGTGATGGAGCCGCATAGGTGGGTCCCGGTGATCGGCGAGGTGGCTCGACCGCCGCGCACTTCGAAGCCGCAGACCGGCAGCCGGAAGGAGTCCTCCTCGAGCTCGAAATGCCCCGGCCCGGTGGTGTCCAGAAGGTAGTAGCCGCGGGTGACCTCCTGCAGGAGCTCCGAAGCGCGCACGTTGGGGCGCGGCCGTAGATAGAGGTGGGTGGCTCCGGCGCGGGGCAGATCCCGCCAGCCCGGCCGGCGGCTGCAACCGATGGGGCGGGTCTGGCCTTCCTGCCCCTGCCACCATGGAACCAGAGCCTGCCGGAACTTGCCTCGGTCGGCGATCAACACCTCGCGAGTGGCTACTCCCTCACCGTCTACCGGTGCTTCCAGCACGCCGCCGGGAAGGCGGCCGTCGTCGAGCACCGTCAACGCCTCGCTGCCCAGGCGTCCCCGGCGGCTCGACAGCTCGGCGGCGCGGCGGCCAGCGTTGGGGCCTACGAAGAGGGGAAGCAGCCCCTCCAGCATGCGCACCATCACCGGCGGTGCTAGCAGCAGCTCCCCGCGGTCCCGCTGCCGGGGCCGGCCCAGTCGTTGCACCGTCAGCAAGTCCGCTAGCCGCCGAGCCAGGCTGCCGGGCTCGAAGCGCCGGGCCTCGCGCTCCGCTAGGTAGAGCTCGGCGCGAATTTCCGGCTTCTCGCGGTCTCGGGCTTCCAGACGCAAGGCCGCCAGCCGCCCGCGGTGGCGCACCGCCACGTCTCGCCGGCTGGCGATCTCCACCTCGAAGGCGCCGTCCTCCAGGGCTGCGTGCATCAATCGGGCGCTGGCCAGCTCCTCTTCCAGGGCGCGGGAGATGGCGTCCAGGAGGGTGTGGCCTTCCGCTTCGCCAATCAGCGGGGCGTCGAAGTCCGAAGGTTCCTTCCACGGGGGCGCCACCACCGGTGTCGGCAAGCGTAGCGGCCGGCCATCGGCCTCGGGCCAGACCGCATCCGGCCGCGGTGGTCCTTCGCCGGCAGCGAAGAACGACCCCCGGCGGTCGCCGGCCCGCACCGCCCAGCCTTGCTCCTTGCTGGTGGTGGAATGGCTGCGGCCGTCGCGGCGTTCCAGCCGCCGGGAGCGTCCGCGCTTGGCGTAGACCTCTACCTCCTCGTAGCGGCCGTCATCGAGGCGGGAGAGCACTGCCAGAGTTTCCGCCACCGCCGGCGAGGTCATGAGGTCACCTCCACTCCCTCCAGGCGCAGCGCGGGTGTCGACGCCCATACCGGTAGTTTCTGGCCGCCCTTGGCGCACCAGCCGGCACCGGCCCGCTGCACCCGGCTGCCGATTCCGACCACCAGGGTCAGCAGATCTCCCACTCGCCCCTGCAGGACGCAGCGGCCCACGGGGTCGGCGATCTCTCCCTGGCGGATCCTCCGGGCGTGGGGGATCACCAGCCGGAAGACGCCGGTGAGGGGATCGAGAGAGCCGCGCTCGGCGGCGTTGACATAGAGGCCCTCGGCGTCGGCGAGGAGATCTTGGTCGCTGAGCTCTCCCGGCAGCACTTCCAGGTGGGTGGAGCGGGGTGCCGGCGGCAGGAAGCGGCTGCTACGGCGTCCCGCTCCGGGGCTCAGGCGTTCCGAGCCGGCGGCCCAGAAGCGATCCGCCAGCGGCTGTTCCACCACGCCGTCGCGCAGCAGCCAGCGCCGGCTGGTGGCGATACCCTCGTCGTCGGCGCTGCGCCGGACGCCCTCCGGTGCCGCTTCGGGATCGTCGAGAATGTCCAAACCGCTGGCCCCCAATGGCACCCCCACCGCCGAGTCCGGCCGGCCGCCGAGAGCCAGAGTGTCCGCCTCCAGGGCATGGGCCACGGCCTCATGAAGCAGCACCGCGCTGGCGTTGGGCGCCAGCACCACGGTGCCCCGAAATCCCTCCGGCGGCTGGGCATGACGAGCTTTGAAGGCTTCCAGAAGCTCCTCCGCCACCCGATCCTTGTACTCTTCGTCGAGGGCTGGCAGGAGGGTCCCGAAGCGGCCCCAGGGCTGGTCCGCAGAGCAGCTGTAGAAATGTTCTGTTTGGGGCTCGGGCACCAGCTGGGGGCCCACCACCTGCACCCACCGCCGGTGCCGCTGCACCGTCAGCTGGAGGGGGAAGGCCACGTGGCGTTCCCGCAGGCGCCGCTGGAGATCGGGCACGAAGGTCGCCAGCTCCTCCACCGCGACCGCTGGTTCCCAGGAAGCAACTTCCAGCCGCGGTTCGGGATACGCCGCCGCCGGCATCGCCCGGGCCACCTGCCGCAACGCTTCGGAAAAAGCCCGCGGTTCCATCCCATCCCGCGCCGCCATCCAGCTCTTCTCCCCCCGCACCAGCCGCACCGCAAACCCCTCCTCACGGACCACCCGAACCCCCGGCGGCTCGTCGTCCGGCGGCAACG of Acidobacteriota bacterium contains these proteins:
- a CDS encoding sigma-54 dependent transcriptional regulator codes for the protein MSLSDPARSEDAPATERPPASILVVEDRDSLRRLLCRALEQEGFRPEPVEDGARAIQRLSQAGYDLVLTDLKLPGASGLEVLAASRRCKPQPPVVVMTAFGTVSDAVEAMKLGAFDFLEKPVEVDTLLELVSTAVRPGEGVFEPSGGPVIVGSHPLLRAALRLLQRVAPTDSTVLLTGESGTGKELFAQALHQLSSRASGPFVAVNCAALPAELMENELFGHEKGAFTGADRRQAGRFEVASKGTLFLDEIGELPLAVQAKVLRVLEERTFERVGGSRTLTADVRLVAATNRPLAEMVEAGSFRADLYYRLEIFPIELPPLRRRPSDLAPLARHLLRGIAQRLGRPALRLSKEAEAALGTHQWPGNVRELANVLERTAIVAEGPRLDAEDLEPFLADRRDASEADGDDEENRLRRALEEADGDKRRAADLLGVSYRTVLRRVQQYDLEGYPKYRS
- the selA gene encoding L-seryl-tRNA(Sec) selenium transferase gives rise to the protein MSASSTPDLRRRLPAVDRLLGESTVSELIGLYGREAVRVQAQRQLDHLRDRIAAWQGGDDDASARLETALEELPGSLARRLQEQFGTPLRRVLNATGIFLHTNLGRAPLPPEITERLPALLDAYCDLEMDLDSGRRGDRNYRVESLLCALTGAPRSLVVNNNAAAMVLVLATLARGRRVLVSRGELVEIGGSFRIPDMLTAAGAELVEVGTTNRTRLEDYAAALEGNIRDGSIQDGDSGDGGVGLLLKVFPSNYRISGFTASVSPAELAKLGREHGVPLLVDEGSGLLRPHNAPQLRDHPSFQQLLADGCDLVCGSGDKLLGGPQAGLLAGRDDLITRCRRHPFSRALRPDRSALATLELVLRHHLLDRPLPMDRLWPDGAAHEERLSAMARRLSSALEGVHIVDADGFVGGGSAPERPVTGRALALPGSESLLRRLRLGKPAVVGYLRDGRLILDLRTVHSQDDEALISAVLAAASHLQESRS
- a CDS encoding tetratricopeptide repeat protein, producing MKKTIPWVLVLASIIAGGALVAMTTTPPNLSKALEAQQQRVTENPADPAAYNDLGNLLVLAERLDEAEEAYREAIDLAPEEAQAHFNLALLLQRTRQPGAAAKQLQTVLDLEPENAWAHYQLGSIYEGKGSKGQAIHHYGRAFALDHRLADAKFNPQVIENRLVVESMLKGYPEVAARPIAPSAYGGPGPIRDLMIARDAMEDLIEDENGEGEDAMAAESEMGQSEMDKSEMGKSGEARSQASWAGSEDSEEPAAGALPAGEAGDEMVEEDDEPRTRVLNSSSIDRGSATGQAVPMGRGRSSARGRSSGGRSTTTFGSGTRTTRPSRSTSSGRSGTRSRVPYVPPSSSTGSLDLDLIPQRYRGVAPSETQPVGASPAG
- a CDS encoding metallopeptidase TldD-related protein, translated to MTSPAVAETLAVLSRLDDGRYEEVEVYAKRGRSRRLERRDGRSHSTTSKEQGWAVRAGDRRGSFFAAGEGPPRPDAVWPEADGRPLRLPTPVVAPPWKEPSDFDAPLIGEAEGHTLLDAISRALEEELASARLMHAALEDGAFEVEIASRRDVAVRHRGRLAALRLEARDREKPEIRAELYLAEREARRFEPGSLARRLADLLTVQRLGRPRQRDRGELLLAPPVMVRMLEGLLPLFVGPNAGRRAAELSSRRGRLGSEALTVLDDGRLPGGVLEAPVDGEGVATREVLIADRGKFRQALVPWWQGQEGQTRPIGCSRRPGWRDLPRAGATHLYLRPRPNVRASELLQEVTRGYYLLDTTGPGHFELEEDSFRLPVCGFEVRGGRATSPITGTHLCGSITAFFHGLQGVARDLQLLPFGAMIGSPSALVTGLELRGPA
- a CDS encoding TldD/PmbA family protein, whose protein sequence is MPFDSLDTAAVARALSQIADQEEDLADAFFERSETVTLPPDDEPPGVRVVREEGFAVRLVRGEKSWMAARDGMEPRAFSEALRQVARAMPAAAYPEPRLEVASWEPAVAVEELATFVPDLQRRLRERHVAFPLQLTVQRHRRWVQVVGPQLVPEPQTEHFYSCSADQPWGRFGTLLPALDEEYKDRVAEELLEAFKARHAQPPEGFRGTVVLAPNASAVLLHEAVAHALEADTLALGGRPDSAVGVPLGASGLDILDDPEAAPEGVRRSADDEGIATSRRWLLRDGVVEQPLADRFWAAGSERLSPGAGRRSSRFLPPAPRSTHLEVLPGELSDQDLLADAEGLYVNAAERGSLDPLTGVFRLVIPHARRIRQGEIADPVGRCVLQGRVGDLLTLVVGIGSRVQRAGAGWCAKGGQKLPVWASTPALRLEGVEVTS